The sequence AACACGGAAATTACTATCTTAGAAACAGTGGAAGCAAATaggtgacatcgaaatagggagtgaactgaggaacagtgatcacagggaAATCAGAATTTCCAAAGAATAGAACAGATTTGTccagagaaaattctgttaaggtGCCAGATTTATGAAAAGAATAATTTTAATTGACTAAAAAATGTTATAGGAAGGATGCATTGAACAGATCTAAATATGGGAGGTTaaatcaacaaatccacaagggccgtgacgatgcatcacgctattgtgatttctgtgtgtagtgtagtgtagagtagagtagagtagagtagagtagagtagagtagagtagagtagagtagtgtaatgcagtgtagtgtagtgtagtgtagtgtagtgtaatgtagtgtaatgtagtgtaatgtagtgtagtgtagtgtagtgtagtgtaatgtagtgtattgtagtgtaatgtagtgtagtgtagtgtagtgtagtgtagtgtaatgtagtgtaatgtagtgtattgtagtgtagtgtgtgtatgggagGTTAATTGGCCGATCTTGGAACGCAAGGTGAGCTTTGAACCTTATGGCCTGATATATCACCATCGAGGACTAGAAGCAGGTGAAGGTTTATGAAATTCTTCTAGCCAAAGTAGAGGTTGTTCGCACGGTCCCCCGTCCACTGCCGGCCTTAACCTGAGTGACCGGTGATGTGTGTATTCTCCCCAGCATCAATACATGTCATTATTATTGATCACTCATTGCATGGGTGTATCGGAGTGAGTAATGACCCCCACTGATACTTAACGACAATCGCTCAGTGTCGTAAACGTAAACGTGTCGTAAACGTAAATGTGTAAACGTAAATTGTTTATAAATGATCTCCCTTAGCTCGCCAAAAGTTACACATGACGTAGCTTTTGTTACGGCAGTTATAACTCTGTTCTGAGATGTGATTTGTTTTTCGAGCTCAGTTTTACGCCAATTTCTACCTACATTGGAAAATTATAGggtttaaaaaacattaattataCCTATCTGTGACGCTTAAATTACCACAAAGTGGAGAAAGTCTCCTACAGGGAAGTGCTCTCCTGAATGAGGATGAAAAGCACTGTTTGCTGAAGCTTCTCTCTCGtccttataaatataacattatgAGGATCCTGTAAGTAATCTGCATTTCTAAATATAAATGTTTGTCTGTTCGTCAGACTGTTGGAGGTTGCAAGCCCAGCGCTTCTGGCTAGGGTCATCTAGTTTTTTTCCCAATACTTGTTATCATGGGCGGGCCAGAATTGATACCAAAGAAAACAATGCCACATAACACTGCCAAGGTAACTCTGCTTGAAAAACGTCTCTTTACCAATATGACTCAACTCTGAATTATTATTATGCCATACCATAATGAAAAACTTTATGCACTGATCACGacaaaattatgatttttttttactgtaatcTCCGGCTTGAGCAGAAGATCCTGCCTACTCCTTTACCATCTATTCACCAACATTATCTGcatatcttgaggatatcttgtgatgatttcggggcttagcgtccccgcggcccggttcttaaccaggcctcctttttgttacacaacccccaggaagcagcccgttgcagctgtctaactaccaggtacctatttactgctaggtaacaggagcatcagggtgaaagaaacattttacccatttgtatctgcctccaccggggatcgaacccgggacctcaggactacgaatccgaagcgctgtccacccagctgtcaggtgccctGCTCCATGCTCCAGTATAAGGaatcaacatcaacaacagtaaTACGTGCTCAGAAGCCTGTGTCTAGACaagacaccaccctccccccgccACCCTCAAGTACCCAAGACGCCTGGTCACCTGCTGTCTAGGGATAACTTCACTCGCAGGTCGACCAGCCTAACCGCTTGTTTAAGACTGCTAGCGATAGTTACCTACACATCAGCGCCATCTACACTAGGTCTGGCACGCGTATATAAGCAGCTCACCACCGGCTAGTTCtacccctacgggctcaccatagcccgtgctacttggaactttgttccagtagCGAATCTATAATAACAACAACGGCCAGTCCTCAGAATACACTTCGTGCTCTCAAAGCATTAACATCTACTGTAGCCTTCCCGGAAACCGTACATGCGAACAGCTATtgtatattgcattttatgcacctCTCTTTTGCCATTAACGTAACTGTCGGGGAAGAAAAATATGGGGGAAAGGTCGGAAgggaaggtaagggggggggggggagaaagtaaaagggagagagaaaggagaaaaAACGAGAGACCCGGACACCGCGGGATACCCCTGAAAGTATTGGATTAAAGAAGGCTAATTAATACCAGTTGTTCATACACAAGTTCAGTCAACTACAACTGCATGTCCACCGGGGCTAACAAGTCCACCGAGGCCACAAGTCCACCGGGGCCACAAGTCCACCAGGGCCACAAGTCCACCGGGGCCAAAAGTCCACCAGGGCCACAAGTCCACCGGGGCCACAAGTCCACCGGGGCCACAAGTCCACCGGGGCCACAAGTCCACCGGGGTCACAAGTCCACCAGGGCCACAAGTCCACCGGGGCTAACAAGTCCACCGAGGCCACAAGTCCACCGGGGCCACAAGTCCACCGGGGCCACATGTCCACCAGGGTCACAAGTCCACCGGGGCCACAAGCCCACGGGGCCACAAGTCCACCGGGGCCACAAGTCCACGGGGCCACAAGTCCACCAGGGCCACAAGTCCACCGGGGATAACAAGTCCACCGAGGCCACAAGTCCACCGAGGCCACCCGGGGGCCACATGTCCACCGGGGCCACAAGTCCACCAGGTCCACAAGTCCACCAGGGCCACAAGTCCACCAGGGCCACAAGTCCACCGGGGCCACAAGTCCACTGGGGCCACAAGTCCACCGGGGCCAcaagtccaccagggcgacaagtCCACCGGGGCTAACAAGTAAACCGGGGCCACAAGTCCACCGGGGCCACAAGTCCACCGGAGCCACAAGTCCACTGAGGCCACAAGTCCACCAGGCTCACACGTCCACCAGGGTCACAAGTCCACCGGGCCACAAGTCCACGGGGCCACAAGTCCACCGGGGCCACAAGTCCACCAGGGCCACAAGTCCACCGGGGATAACAAGTCCACCGAGGCCACAAGTCCACCGAGGCCACCCGGGGCCACATGTCCACCGGGGCCACAAGTCCACCAGGTCTACAAGTCCACCAGGGCCACAAGTCCACCAGGGCCACAAGTCCACCGGGGCCACAAGTCCACTGGGGCCACAAGCCCACCGGGGCCAcaagtccaccagggcgacaagtCCACCGGGGCTAACAAGTAAACCGGGGCCACAAGTCCACCGGGGCCACAAGTCCACCGGAGCCACAAGTCCACTGAGGCCACAAGTCCACCAGGGCCACAAGTCCACCGGGGCCACAAGTCCACCGAGGTCACAAGTCCACCAGGGCCACAAATCAACCGGGGCCAACAAGTCCACCGGGGCCACAAGTCCACCGGGGCCACAAGTCCGCCGGGGCCACAAGTCCGCCGGGGCCAACAAGTCCACACGCGACTATCTATACGGATGTGTACGAAAGTTCACTCTGTACTTGCGTGTATTTCACATGTTTCCTCATTAAGATTCTCACCCCAATACTCACTATACCAACTCGCACATTCCCTTTTCCTCTCTCCAGAGTGTGAGTTACGTGGGTTAAATCCTGTCTTCAGGAGGTAGGATAATTAGCATTCCCGTGTTCAACATTTCCA is a genomic window of Procambarus clarkii isolate CNS0578487 chromosome 8, FALCON_Pclarkii_2.0, whole genome shotgun sequence containing:
- the LOC123759754 gene encoding basic salivary proline-rich protein 2-like, yielding MSTGANKSTEATSPPGPQVHQGHKSTGAKSPPGPQVHRGHKSTGATSPPGPQVHRGHKSTRATSPPGLTSPPRPQVHRGHKSTGATCPPGSQVHRGHKPTGPQVHRGHKSTGPQVHQGHKSTGDNKSTEATSPPRPPGGHMSTGATSPPGPQVHQGHKSTRATSPPGPQVHWGHKSTGATSPPGRQVHRG